From a single Solanum dulcamara chromosome 4, daSolDulc1.2, whole genome shotgun sequence genomic region:
- the LOC129887724 gene encoding BTB/POZ domain-containing protein At3g05675: METAPNELKTPSKIGDRTTSDVVVRLRTLDGRDDWLYCHSHILVEESKYFADRLSDSWPTCQILDSRNCVEVYCEEPDLDSHVNVLRLFYVIADGLMTEICHGVKNALGMLRVAVKLGCPRIIAVCVDYLEAVPWEEAEEEEILNTIPSMGSEVEPVLARLQPVNPTAVMKIFLAALQFATSSPPSPLNDLKNTAQEQLEYMLTEDDDAPLLSADEEIKLEVMRCVKKLFDRFSSLVESLLCDLQESISDAGKMQSLHSCLTDLLWACQILGKLEIIRDFVCSWTELSVKLVTIVQQKDGENQILKTKLKVLEVTAKVLESVGYGIVVLPTVKRLHMVKLWLPFVRTLKPLVDSVSQETEDDLTLKVDSEIWQSLESAFVAIILTLPSVDQTDILTEWLENQQIRYPDLTEAFEVWCYRSKVAKRRLATLGEEHNTAKAV; this comes from the exons ATGGAGACAGCC CCTAATGAACTGAAGACACCAAGCAAGATTGGAGATAGAACAACCAGTGATGTTGTCGTAAGACTTAGAACACTGGATGGCCGTGATGATTGGCTTTACTGCCATTCACATATTCTCGTTGAAGAGAGTAAATATTTTGCTGATCGGTTATCAGATAGTTGGCCGACATGTCAGATTCTGGATTCACGCAATTGTGTTGAGGTTTACTGTGAAGAACCTGATCTGGACTCCCATGTCAATGTCCTTCGACTCTTTTATGTCATTGCGGATGGCTTAATGACGGAAATTTGCCATGGTGTCAAGAATGCACTTGGCATGTTGCGAGTTGCTGTCAAGCTTGGATGCCCAAGAATTATTGCAGTATGTGTGGATTATTTGGAAGCAGTCCCTTGGgaggaagctgaagaggaggAGATATTAAATACTATACCAAGCATGGGATCTGAGGTGGAACCGGTACTTGCTCGCCTCCAACCAGTCAATCCTACTGCAGTAATGAAGATTTTTCTTGCAGCCCTTCAATTTGCTACGTCATCACCTCCTTCACCTTTGAATGATCTGAAAAACACTGCTCAAGAACAGCTTGAATACATGCTTACCGAGGATGATGATGCTCCTTTACTGAGCGCTGATGAAGAAATAAAGTTAGAAGTCATGCGATGTGTCAAGAAGCTGTTTGATAGATTTAGCAGCCTTGTAGAATCTCTACTGTGTGACCTCCAAGAATCGATTTCAGATGCTGGGAAAATGCAGTCGTTGCATTCTTGTTTAACAGATTTGTTATGGGCATGTCAGATATTAGGAAAGTTGGAGATTATCAGAGATTTTGTTTGCAGCTGGACGGAGTTGTCAGTGAAACTAGTAACAATCGTTCAACAAAAAGATGGAGAAAATCAAATTCTGAAGACAAAGCTGAAGGTTCTTGAGGTAACAGCAAAAGTATTAGAGTCAGTAGGATATGGCATAGTGGTGTTACCTACAGTAAAACGACTTCACATGGTGAAGCTCTGGCTTCCTTTTGTCCGGACCCTGAAGCCTTTAGTCGATTCTGTCTCCCAGGAAACTGAGGATGATCTTACACTAAAAGTCGATAGTGAGATCTGGCAATCTTTAGAGTCAGCATTTGTTGCTATTATACTTACATTGCCGTCAGTTGATCAGACAGACATTTTAACAGAGTGGTTGGAAAATCAACAGATTCGATATCCAGACCTCACCGAGGCATTTGAAGTATGGTGTTACAGGTCCAAGGTTGCCAAGCGAAGGCTAGCAACACTCGGGGAAGAGCACAATACAGCTAAGGCAGTATGA